The Heterodontus francisci isolate sHetFra1 unplaced genomic scaffold, sHetFra1.hap1 HAP1_SCAFFOLD_64, whole genome shotgun sequence genome contains the following window.
ggtcattgatgaagtagctgaagatggttgggccgaggacactaccctgaggaactcctgcagtgatgtcctggagctcagatgattgacctccaacaacgacaaccatcttcttttgtgctaggtatgactccagccagcggatggctttccccctgattctcattgacctcagtttggctaggtctccttgatgccattctcggtcacggccttgatgtcaagggcagtcactctcacctcacctctttcgttcagctcttttttccaattttgaaccaaggctgtgatgaggtcaggatctgagtggcactggcggaacccaaactgagcgtcagggaacaggttattgctaagaaagtgccacttgatggcactgttgatgacaccttccatcactttcctgatgattcagattcggctgatggggcggtaattggccgggttggacttgtcctgttttttgtgtacatgacataccagggcaattttccacattgccgggtagatgccagtgtttagctgtactggaacagcttggctagcggcgcggcaagttctggagcacaggtcttcattactattgtggaatattgtcagggcccacagcttttgcaatgtccagtgccttcagtcatttcttgatatcacacggagtgaattgaattggctgacatctggcatctatgatgctggggacttcaggaggaggccgagatggatcatcaactcggcactaatggctgaagattgttgcaaatacttcagccttatctttcgcactgatgtgctgggctcccccatcattgaggatggggatatttgtggagccacctccgccagttacctgtttagttgtccaccaccattcacggctggatgtggcaggactgcagagcttagatctgatccgaagcacttgaggaagtaggaaggaacttaagcaaggagttaggagggccaaAAGTGGTCGagaaatgtcattggcaaacagcattaaggaaaatcccaaggctttttatacgtatataatgaGCAAGTGGTAAAcctgggaaagggttgacccactcaaggacagagatgggactctatgtgtggagccaaaggaaatgggcgaggtgctaagtgagtactttgcataagtattcaccaaatagaaggacttgctggatgatgagcctagagaagggagtgcagcGAGTCTCAGTCATCGCATTATCCAAAAGGAGATGGTGTTGGGTGtctggcaaagcattaaggtagttaagtccccagggcctgatgggatctaccccagaatactgagggaggcaatggaggaaattgctggggacttgacagaaatctttgcatcctcattggctgcaggtgaggtcccagaggactggagaatagcaaatgttgttcctttgttgaagaaaggtggcaaggataatccaggaaattataggccggtgagcctgatgtcagtggtagggaaactattagagaggattcttcgggacaggatttacacccatttggaaacaaacgaacttattggggagaaacagcatggttttgttaaggggaggtcgtgtctttctaatttgattgagttttttgaggaagtgacgaagctgatttatgaaggaagggcattggatgttattatatggactttagtaaaacctttgacaaagtcccgcatggcagactggtacaaaaggtgaagtcacacgtgataagaggtgagctggcaagagggatacagaactggctcggtcatagaagacagagggtatcagtggatgggtgtttttctgaatggaggtatgtgacgagtggtgttccgcagggatcagtgctgggacctttgctttttgtcgtatcgataaatgatttggaggaagatgtagctggattgattagtaagtttgtggaggacacaaagcttggtggagttgcggataaatgatgaagattgtcagaggatacagccggATATAGATCGTTGgttacttgggcggagaaatggcagatggagtttaatccggacaagtgtgaggtaatgcattttggaaggtctaatgcaggtgggaggtatacattaaatggcagaacccttaggagtattgacaggcggagatatctgggcgtacaggtccacaggtcactgaaagtggcaacgcaggtggataagctagtcaagaaggcatatggcatgcttgccttcatcggtcggggcatagagtacaaaaattggcaagtcatgttgcagctgtccagaacctgagttcggccacacttagaatattgcgtgcaattctggtcgccacacgaccagaaggacgtggaggctttggagagggtacagaggaggtttaccagtatgTTTCCTGGTCTagatggcattagctatgaggagagtatggaagtactcggattgttttcactggaacgacgtaggTGGAAGGGCGACACGATCGAGGTTtgcaaatttatgagcggcatgtgcagagtggaaagtcagaagctttttgacagggtggaagagtctgttactcggggacataggtttaaggtgcgaggggcaaagtttagaggggatgcgcgaggcaagttttttacacagagagtggtgagcgcctcgaacttgctgccaggggaggtggtggaagcagatacgatagcgacgtgtaagagacatcttgacaaatacatgaataggaagggaatagagggatatgggccctggaagtacagaaggtgttagtttaggcaggcatcaagataggcggaggcttggagggccgaatggcctgttcctgtgatggaATGttcgttcttctttgttctttgatccgttggttatgggatcgcttagctctgtctatcgcacgctgctgacgcagtttggcatgcaagtagtcctgggatgtagcttgaccaggttgacacctcattttgaggtatgcctggcgctcctcctggcatgccctcctgcactcttcattgaaccaaggttggtctccttgcttgatggtaatggtagagtgggggatatgccgggccatgaggtaatagattgtggttgtgtacaattctgctgctgctgatggcccagagagcctcatggatgcccagtttttcattgctatatgtgttcgaaatctatcccatttagcacggtgatagtgccacacaacacgatggatgttatcctcaatgtcaaggcgggacttcgtctccacaattactgtgtgctggtcactcctaccaatactgtcacagacagaagcatctgcggcaggcagattggtgaggacgaggtcaagtatgtttttccctcgtgttgttcccccacaacctgccgtatacccagtctagcagctatgtcctttaggactcggccagctcgatcagtagtggtgctaccgagccattcttggtgatggacattgaagtcccccacccagagtacattttgtgcccttgccaccctcagtgtttcctccaagtggtgttcaacatggaggagtactgagtcatcagctgagggagggcggttggtggtaatcagtatgaggttaccatgcccatgtttgacctgatgccatgagatttcatggtttccggagtcgatgttgaggactcccagggccacgccccccccccctactgtataccactgtgccaccacctctggtggctctGTCGTGCcgctgagacaggacatacccaggaatggtgatggcagtgtccgggactttgtctgcaaggtatgattccgttagtatgtcaatgtcaggctgttgcttgactagtctgtgggatagctctcccaactttgccacaagcccccagatgttagtaaggagaactttgcagggtcgacagggctgggtttgccgttgtcgtttccggtgcttacgTCGATGCCGAGTGATATTTCACTCCTCCCGCGGGCAGcaaagccaaccatggtgcaacggatTGGGCTATTGTTCTTTTTCCCTGAGGGGCCACCctgcagtatccaaagcagtatatctgttttgcaggggattcCTGCCTAGTCATCTTGCTCTGCCTTGTGGTATcccatttccttcctgcctgtggagtctgagcctgcggtgtggctACCTCTCTATACGATATCCACAATATTATCCACCTCGTGGATTCTCCATGCACACACACAATTTATACGCCAGCGACAGAGTAAGATacaaacaaacagagagagagacacacacacaaaaacacacccttCAGACACCAGGCGATGAGTcatgcacagacagacacacaaacacacatgcacaatcTTTGCACGCCAGGCACAGAGCCAGATGCAAAAatgcacgcacgcgcacacacatccTTGCATGCACGTGCATTGATGCaaacacacatataaacacacacacactcaccattccccaggcactgagacaccgATACAGAGACAACACAAACACTGAggaacacccacacagacacaaacacagataggcaaacatacacacacacacacacaaatacacgcacGCAGCCCAGGCCTGGAAACAAaggcacacgtacacacacacaacgaagcacacatgcacacacacacacacacgcatatcttaCCGCAGCCACTCAGCCAGACGcacgcatatacacacacacatgcacacacacacacacaaaacacatgtccacacacacacacgcacacaaacacatgcaTGACATCATACCCCAGGCAGAGAACcagatatgcgcacaaacacatacTTGTTCatacgcacacgcacactcacacgctcAGAGACACACATTATAGCtgaggtactgagccacacagactcacgccaggcactgagtcagatacacacacacacacatccacacatgcAGACCACATTGCAGGCACACAGTCAAAAAGACAGACTGtgtcacacgcatacacacacacacacacactggcacacacgcAGACCAATCACACCCCAGGCATggaaccagacacacacacacacgcgcacgcacatCAAATCACAGCAGATCACAGGCACTAaaccagatacacacatacacacacaataactcagacacacgcacacacatcacagcccaaacacagagccagctactcacacacacaagcagacaTAATGATTGGCACGGGTGTCCTTGCCGCATCTCGCCGTGGTCCGGGTCTCCAGTCAGGTTCGTGTTCCCTGCCCTAGTTCATTAGCAGCTGTGGCTCCGGCAACTTACTAGCCCTGGTGTCCTCGACACACTGACCTGGGAACTAAGGCGCCAGCGATGgctctggtcccaggcctggtgcagtaGTGGCAGTTCCATGGCTCCCGGTGGAGTTACTGATACTACTtctgattgttcagcagctttggcaggcggaatccccatccttaaaggcatGTGGGCCACggcactgggcagttaattgcctgagcgccaCTGATGTGCACATGGCGGTGGCTCCGAATTGCTGAGGTTTTGATCTCCTCACCTATTCGTCCATCGTCGGGACCCCGCTGGCGCCGCTTAATTCAGCTCCCTGTTTCCAGCAGAAATCACTGTCACGAGCACAATAATTAGCACatactgaatgtggcaacacatggACAAATGTCACCCCGAAATCCTCCAATCTGATGCATTAATTCTCGCTAATTCCCGctgtttacagttaacttagtgacgattgagattatatGTTTCATTGATTTCTGATTAGACTCATTTCCAATTATTGCTTTGGAaaaattgaattccgtgctgcctgtcacaggtgagacaatcagtcagtccaacatttaatttTTTCTATACAAGAacaaagatgctggaaatctgaaataaaaacagaaaatgctggaaatattcaacaggtctggcagcatctttggagagaggaacagagttaaagtttcaggtcagtgacacttcatcagaactgggagagattagagatggaacagtttttaaaccagacaggggagggagggagtgggaagatTATGAtctacattgagtttaacaatgatCATATCATCCTTATattatttaatctcccctgccttccaacgtatcacagacattcccatttgttctttcagtTCCAATCATTTCAATCCATCACTGGagacaggaacacatttataaatctcaaataATCCTcagtcaaactggtaactttgctcctagcctgatgtataatttatcGACTTATTTCTCTTCCTCATAGTTAACTTGTTGACGATTGgggtcctgtctcggggaaagtgcggtctctccaaatgtgtcactcgctacctggtggccatgtcagcggcggatctactggtcattatcctcgacctgatattgaggcacattcccattgtttattgggaacagtttcggcTCCtatggtccatccccgtgtgtaatatccacgccgttctgctttatgcagccacagactgttctgtctggttcaccgtcactttcacctttgatcgatttgtggccatttgttgccagaatgtGAAAagcaaatattgcagcgagaaaatggccgctgtggttctgggaacagtgactgcgctgagctgtttaaagaatatcttctggtattttatgttcacacgCCGGTACTGGAGGATGAACgtcccctggttttgttttgtaacactggctattgtggaatctcatgtctgggcagcaatcgagttcctccacaacattctaaccccggggctcccatttgtggtcattctgctgctcaacgctctcaccatcaGTCACATTTTAGTGAGaagcagaggacgcagaagactccAGGCTCTCAGAAGTGGGGAgactcgcagagacccagagatggagagccgaaggaaatccatcattttgctgttagttatctcggctaatttcatcctgttgtgggccgTGTTAATGGGGTACACGATATCGAGACGGATGCGTGATTTAGGGTATCAGTCTGTGCATCTACCCCTGTTTCTgctggaattgggcttcatgctacaactcctgagttgctgcacaaacactgtgatttacgctgtgacccagactcagttcagagagcagttgaagaatgtgctgaaatatccctttactccaattgttaaattcattcaagaTGAGAGGAACTGAATCACGGACTATTTCCAACAGTCGGAAGGCGGGGCCTGTCACTGTGGAGACAGAGCGTGGCGGGCCTTTCTCTGTGGAGACGAGGAGGGAGCGGCGCTTGCGCCTTTGGACACAGAACGGGGGCATGGCGTGTCGCTGTGGCGACACAGCGGAGCAGGGCCTGTCGTTCGAGAGAGAcgcggggcggggcctgtcacgatgcgacagagcggggaggggagccTGTCGCTATGGAGCCAGGGAGGGCGGAGCCTGTCGTTACGGTGACAGAGCGGGTCCGTGGTCTGCcgctatggagacagagcggagccCTGCCTGCCGTTGAGGAGACAaagggtggcagggcaggttactACGGTGACAGAGAGGGTGCGGGACCTGTATCCAGtgtggcgggtagtgggggcggggaatgTATCCAGGTTCATGCGGTGTGGCGGGCGGGGAACGTTTTACATGGTGACCGGGATAATGTGCCGGGTCTGTTTCCCAGCGTGACTGGGAGCGGGGATTGCGCCTGTTTCaaaggtgatggggagtggaggcggggcctGATTCCCAGGGTAACAGAACGCTGCAGCCAGAATCCTTCATAATCAGATAATCTTTATAATCACATTATAATGCAAATAAGCCTCTATAACCGTTTATCATCATTTATAAACTTTTTCAGCCCTTTATAACCTTCATAAACTGTCGATAATTATTCATAATACTTTATAAATCTTTATAATCGTTTATGAGTTATTATCCATTATGAGCCTTTATGGTCTTTTCTAACCCGTTGCAGCTCATACATTTTCTGccgtggacagaaaacattgaaaatcatCACCGTGGATTGATCTAATTCCACCAggccacagtgcacatcatttagaatgaccACAGGGCATATCATTTCAAATGTCTGCAGTGCAGGTCATTTCCAATAGCCACACgttatatcacttaaaatggtaatATTGCATAAGACTTCACATGTTCGAAgtacatatcacttaaaatggtctcaGTGCATGTCAATTAAAATGGCCACACGGCATGTCACTTGGAAAAGTTGCAGTACAGGTCACTTAAAATAGCCATACTGTAAATCATTTAAAATGGTCATACAGCTTATCACGTAAAG
Protein-coding sequences here:
- the LOC137359119 gene encoding probable G-protein coupled receptor 139: MPSDISLLPRAAKPTMVQRIGLLFFFPEGPPCNSFPIIALEKLNSVLPVTVNLLTIGVLSRGKCGLSKCVTRYLVAMSAADLLVIILDLILRHIPIVYWEQFRLLWSIPVCNIHAVLLYAATDCSVWFTVTFTFDRFVAICCQNVKSKYCSEKMAAVVLGTVTALSCLKNIFWYFMFTRRYWRMNVPWFCFVTLAIVESHVWAAIEFLHNILTPGLPFVVILLLNALTISHILVRSRGRRRLQALRSGETRRDPEMESRRKSIILLLVISANFILLWAVLMGYTISRRMRDLGYQSVHLPLFLLELGFMLQLLSCCTNTVIYAVTQTQFREQLKNVLKYPFTPIVKFIQDERN